Proteins from a genomic interval of Kitasatospora herbaricolor:
- a CDS encoding non-ribosomal peptide synthetase, whose amino-acid sequence MTDILDTTPAATHRQPLDPPRDPVARFLRAAATTPARTAVRAAGTSLSFAELDHRTAVLAGALRAHGIGRGDRVGVHLPRTADLVVALLAVWRAGAAYVPLDPAYPAPRLALMAEDAGLALLISTDAAALALPPGVRTIRPDTAGAPADPTEDGTPLDPAYVIYTSGSTGTPKGVEVGRGNVAALLAGLEQSGAYRAEPAVVGWNASVSFDASVQQWARVCRGDTLVVLDDAERLDPERLAAVIARHGVTDLDLTPSHWELLREPLAGTRTPRLFMGGEPVPERTWKEIDAAGLDALNLYGPTECTVDATTAPVSGPGPHIGSPLPGVGAHLLDERLRPVAPGATGELYLTGPGVAHGYVRRPGLTAGRFVASPFTPGERMYRTGDQARRGPGGLLEYAGRVDRQVKLRGYRIELGEIEHALARHPAVAESAVKVYEAAPGDQRLAGYVTAASLVAPAELLEHLRGQLPAHLVPATVTVLPAFPLTPNGKTDHAALPVPAAPAEPLAGTGSSTGTDGSTGTDGLGEQVAGVWRTVLGLDGVRPEDSFLDLGGHSLAALRVVHMLRRKLGVELQLRHLLDAEDLAAFTEAVRRATLAGAAPRPALVARRDGTR is encoded by the coding sequence ATGACCGACATCCTGGACACCACTCCGGCCGCCACCCACCGGCAGCCGCTCGACCCGCCGCGGGACCCGGTGGCCCGCTTCCTCCGGGCAGCAGCCACCACCCCCGCCCGCACCGCCGTGCGGGCCGCCGGCACCAGCCTCAGCTTCGCCGAACTCGACCACCGCACCGCCGTGCTGGCCGGCGCCCTGCGCGCCCACGGCATCGGCCGCGGCGACCGGGTCGGCGTCCACCTGCCCCGGACGGCCGATCTGGTGGTGGCCCTGCTCGCCGTCTGGCGGGCCGGCGCCGCGTACGTCCCGCTCGACCCCGCCTACCCGGCCCCGCGGCTCGCCCTGATGGCCGAGGACGCCGGCCTCGCCCTGCTGATCAGCACGGACGCCGCCGCCCTCGCCCTGCCGCCCGGCGTGCGCACCATCCGCCCGGACACCGCCGGGGCGCCCGCCGACCCGACCGAAGACGGCACCCCGCTCGACCCGGCGTACGTGATCTACACCTCCGGCTCCACCGGCACCCCCAAGGGCGTCGAGGTCGGCCGCGGCAACGTCGCCGCCCTGCTGGCCGGCCTGGAGCAGAGCGGCGCCTACCGCGCGGAGCCGGCCGTGGTCGGCTGGAACGCCAGCGTCTCCTTCGACGCCTCCGTCCAGCAGTGGGCCCGGGTCTGCCGCGGCGACACCCTGGTCGTCCTGGACGACGCCGAACGCCTGGACCCCGAGCGCCTCGCGGCCGTCATCGCCCGGCACGGCGTCACCGACCTGGACCTCACCCCCTCGCACTGGGAGCTGCTCCGCGAGCCGTTGGCCGGCACCCGCACCCCCCGCCTGTTCATGGGCGGCGAGCCGGTGCCCGAGCGGACCTGGAAGGAGATCGACGCGGCCGGCCTGGACGCCCTCAACCTGTACGGCCCCACCGAGTGCACGGTCGACGCCACCACCGCACCCGTCAGCGGCCCCGGACCGCACATCGGCTCCCCGCTGCCCGGCGTCGGGGCCCACCTGCTGGACGAGCGGCTGCGGCCGGTCGCCCCCGGCGCCACCGGCGAGCTCTACCTCACCGGTCCGGGCGTCGCCCACGGCTACGTCCGCCGCCCCGGCCTGACCGCCGGACGCTTCGTCGCCAGCCCCTTCACCCCCGGGGAGCGGATGTACCGCACCGGCGACCAGGCCCGTCGGGGCCCCGGTGGCCTGCTGGAGTACGCCGGACGGGTCGACCGGCAGGTCAAGCTGCGCGGCTACCGGATCGAACTCGGCGAGATCGAGCACGCGCTGGCCCGCCACCCGGCCGTCGCCGAGTCCGCCGTCAAGGTGTACGAGGCCGCCCCCGGCGACCAGCGCCTGGCCGGCTACGTCACCGCGGCGTCCCTGGTCGCCCCCGCCGAGCTGCTGGAGCACCTGCGCGGGCAGCTGCCGGCGCACCTCGTCCCCGCCACCGTGACCGTGCTGCCGGCCTTCCCGCTCACCCCCAACGGCAAGACGGACCACGCGGCTCTCCCGGTACCGGCCGCGCCCGCCGAGCCCCTCGCCGGTACCGGGAGCAGCACCGGCACCGACGGGTCCACCGGCACCGACGGCCTCGGCGAGCAGGTCGCCGGAGTCTGGCGCACCGTCCTCGGCCTGGACGGCGTCCGCCCCGAGGACAGCTTCCTCGACCTCGGCGGCCACTCGCTCGCCGCGCTGCGGGTGGTCCACATGCTGCGCCGCAAGCTCGGCGTCGAACTGCAGCTGCGCCACCTGCTGGACGCCGAGGACCTGGCCGCCTTCACCGAGGCCGTCCGCCGCGCCACCCTCGCCGGGGCGGCGCCCCGCCCGGCCCTGGTCGCCCGCCGCGACGGCACCCGATGA